From the genome of Alkalibaculum bacchi, one region includes:
- the rbsK gene encoding ribokinase — protein sequence MGSRIAVIGSYAVGMTISTERFPQEGETVKGKNFKAMHGGKGSNQAVAASRMGAEVLYGGCVGNDSFGDGAIKLYEEEGIDSSYIIRSRENQSTGVGLIYINAKGENEIVIDLAANFELSPADIDRMLPEISKCKLLLMQLEIHMDTVLYAAKKCKELGIPVVLNPAPYNQMPEELLKYCEFLVPNQTEARAILGLDEDSSLSDEEVAKQIHKLGVKNVIVTLGSEGALLVNDTMCKKIEGIPVNAIDTTGAGDTFNGSFCVALAEGHTIEDAIKFANISAGLAVTKYGVIEGIPTREEVIKIAESNI from the coding sequence TTGGGCAGTAGAATAGCAGTAATTGGAAGTTATGCAGTTGGAATGACAATTTCAACGGAACGTTTCCCACAAGAGGGAGAAACAGTAAAAGGAAAAAATTTCAAAGCTATGCATGGAGGAAAAGGGTCCAACCAGGCAGTTGCAGCGTCGCGAATGGGAGCAGAAGTCCTTTATGGAGGATGCGTTGGAAATGATAGTTTTGGAGATGGGGCAATCAAGCTATACGAAGAAGAAGGAATAGACTCCTCCTATATTATTAGAAGCAGAGAAAATCAATCAACAGGTGTAGGGTTGATTTATATAAATGCAAAAGGTGAAAATGAAATTGTAATCGACTTAGCAGCAAACTTTGAGCTATCTCCTGCTGATATTGATCGTATGTTACCTGAAATATCTAAGTGCAAACTACTATTGATGCAGTTAGAAATTCATATGGATACCGTTCTTTATGCAGCAAAAAAATGCAAAGAATTAGGAATACCAGTTGTTTTAAACCCTGCTCCTTATAATCAAATGCCAGAAGAACTATTAAAATATTGTGAGTTTTTAGTACCAAATCAAACTGAGGCGAGAGCAATATTAGGATTAGATGAAGATAGTTCTTTATCTGACGAGGAAGTTGCAAAACAGATACATAAATTAGGGGTAAAAAACGTTATTGTCACTCTAGGATCAGAAGGAGCACTTTTAGTAAATGATACAATGTGCAAAAAAATTGAAGGAATACCAGTTAATGCTATTGATACTACAGGAGCAGGGGATACCTTTAATGGATCATTCTGTGTAGCATTAGCGGAAGGACATACAATAGAAGATGCTATAAAATTTGCAAATATCTCTGCAGGTTTAGCCGTTACAAAATATGGAGTTATAGAAGGAATACCTACAAGAGAAGAAGTAATAAAAATAGCTGAAAGCAATATTTGA
- a CDS encoding ABC transporter ATP-binding protein: protein MSIKVSNLHFSYGQHSILNDISFVAEDGELLSVLGPNGVGKSTLFRCILRLLNGYQGKIQINDVETNDLSIEEMAKLVAYIPQSHYPAFNYSVFDMVLMGTSVQVSAISSPGKKQIQLVEDALERLEISHLKNRGCSQISGGERQLVLMARALVQKSRILILDEPTANLDFGNQVRVLTQVKSLASDGYTVIQSTHNPDQTFLFSDKVIAIQDGKIIGYGTPKDIYTEELIQNLYKIDSEIQSLYDDKVRVCIPKSTIKREYYHKMFSCL from the coding sequence TTGAGCATTAAAGTATCGAATCTTCATTTTAGCTATGGACAGCACTCAATCTTAAATGATATCAGTTTTGTAGCAGAAGATGGAGAGTTATTATCTGTATTAGGTCCAAATGGGGTAGGGAAGAGCACTTTATTTCGCTGTATCCTGAGGCTACTTAATGGATATCAAGGAAAAATCCAAATAAATGATGTAGAAACGAATGATTTAAGCATTGAAGAAATGGCCAAGCTCGTAGCGTATATTCCACAGTCTCATTACCCTGCTTTTAATTACAGCGTATTTGACATGGTCTTAATGGGTACCTCAGTACAAGTTTCTGCTATTTCTAGCCCTGGAAAGAAACAAATTCAGTTAGTAGAAGACGCTTTGGAGAGGTTAGAAATTAGCCACTTAAAAAACAGAGGCTGCAGTCAAATAAGCGGAGGGGAACGCCAATTAGTATTAATGGCTAGAGCTTTGGTACAAAAATCAAGAATACTCATATTAGATGAGCCTACAGCAAATCTTGATTTTGGCAATCAGGTTCGAGTATTGACTCAGGTGAAATCTTTGGCAAGTGACGGATATACGGTTATTCAGTCTACGCATAACCCTGATCAGACTTTTCTATTTTCGGATAAGGTCATTGCTATACAAGATGGAAAAATCATTGGATATGGTACGCCAAAAGATATTTATACAGAAGAATTAATACAGAATCTTTATAAAATTGATTCTGAGATTCAAAGTCTCTACGATGATAAGGTAAGGGTATGCATACCTAAAAGCACTATAAAAAGGGAATACTATCATAAGATGTTCTCTTGCCTTTGA
- a CDS encoding LacI family DNA-binding transcriptional regulator, giving the protein MKPKVTIKEIAKECGVSITTVSRVMNNIEGSCSLETENKIKTAIKKLGYHPNPVARSLVTKRTNIIGIIIPDISNFFFQDFAKGAEKILNKKKYRLVLCSTEGSKDKEDSFLLSLSNGFADGIIVTTQNAEEEDDNIVYLNNKKFPIIAVERYGEIIKDVASVTLDNAMGLYLAMKSLVENGHEKIAFIAGPENAHNANLRKAGYLKAIHDFNLKMDEDLIIHGDYKIESGYQCMKDLLKNKKFTAFVAANDLMAIGACRAIREAGMSIPEDISAIGFDGTILAELHQPPLTTISIHGEEMGKIAATNLIKLIEGKKLKQKHEIVKSEIKQGGSVKKLNKVSV; this is encoded by the coding sequence ATGAAACCAAAAGTTACGATTAAGGAAATAGCTAAGGAATGTGGAGTATCCATAACAACTGTTTCAAGAGTTATGAATAATATCGAAGGATCCTGTTCTTTAGAAACAGAGAATAAAATTAAAACTGCAATAAAAAAACTAGGATATCATCCTAATCCAGTTGCCAGATCTTTGGTAACAAAAAGAACCAATATCATCGGCATTATTATACCAGATATTTCCAACTTTTTCTTTCAGGATTTTGCAAAAGGTGCAGAAAAGATATTAAATAAGAAAAAATATCGCTTAGTTCTCTGCAGTACGGAGGGCTCTAAAGATAAAGAAGATTCTTTTTTGTTGAGCTTAAGCAATGGATTTGCAGATGGAATCATTGTAACTACACAAAATGCAGAAGAAGAAGATGACAATATTGTCTACTTAAACAATAAAAAATTTCCAATTATTGCAGTGGAACGATATGGTGAGATCATTAAGGATGTAGCTAGTGTAACTCTAGACAATGCTATGGGTTTATATCTAGCGATGAAAAGTTTAGTTGAAAATGGTCACGAAAAGATTGCATTTATTGCAGGACCTGAGAATGCACATAATGCAAATCTTAGAAAAGCAGGATACCTTAAAGCAATTCATGATTTTAACTTGAAAATGGATGAAGATTTGATAATTCATGGCGACTACAAAATTGAATCTGGATATCAATGCATGAAAGATCTTTTGAAAAATAAAAAATTTACAGCATTTGTAGCAGCTAATGATTTAATGGCAATAGGAGCATGTAGGGCAATTAGAGAAGCTGGCATGAGCATTCCAGAAGATATTTCTGCAATTGGATTTGATGGAACTATACTAGCAGAATTACATCAGCCACCGCTAACCACCATATCAATTCATGGTGAAGAAATGGGTAAAATAGCAGCCACAAATTTAATTAAATTAATTGAAGGTAAGAAGTTAAAACAGAAACATGAAATTGTTAAATCAGAAATCAAGCAGGGAGGAAGTGTTAAAAAGTTAAATAAGGTTTCTGTGTAA
- a CDS encoding nucleoside-triphosphatase, whose protein sequence is MHIFLTGDIQIGKTTVIDRTTALLNKAVGGFQTYFDLDRELPTRRLYINSALQSKVFCEENIVVQFRENGFPLVHDEKFDAYGVQLIEEAIGKSDLIVMDECGNLEQFATLFQRKILNTLNGNIPILGVVKQNSWGWTDYIRNHSKVKLITVTNENRDLLPEAIANYIRNLDECV, encoded by the coding sequence ATGCATATCTTTTTAACAGGAGATATACAAATAGGGAAAACCACTGTAATTGATAGGACAACCGCACTATTAAATAAGGCCGTAGGGGGTTTTCAAACCTATTTTGATCTAGATAGAGAGCTTCCTACCAGAAGGCTTTATATAAACTCGGCTCTACAATCTAAAGTCTTTTGTGAAGAAAATATTGTGGTTCAATTTAGGGAGAATGGTTTTCCCCTAGTGCATGATGAAAAGTTTGATGCTTATGGGGTACAACTCATCGAAGAGGCTATAGGAAAATCAGACTTGATTGTAATGGACGAATGTGGAAATTTAGAGCAGTTTGCTACTTTATTTCAACGTAAAATTCTAAACACTCTAAATGGAAATATCCCTATTTTAGGTGTCGTCAAGCAAAATAGTTGGGGCTGGACAGATTATATAAGAAACCATTCAAAGGTAAAGCTTATTACCGTTACAAATGAAAATCGAGATCTACTTCCAGAGGCTATTGCCAATTACATACGAAATTTAGATGAGTGTGTTTAG
- a CDS encoding AAA family ATPase, which yields MKQTRFLGTENYVASDELMNAVNIAIALEKPLLIKGEPGTGKTMLAQAIGRALNKKLVIWNIKSTTKAQDGLYVYDVVQRLYDSQFGNEGVDNIQKYITLGKLGEAFCSKEQVVLLIDEVDKADLEFPNDLLWELDKMEFYIPETKETVQAETRPIVIITSNAEKELPDAFLRRCIFHYIEFPGQELMEEIIKVHFDNLENKLLQEVLDAFYWIRQIPQIQKKPSTSEIIDWIQALIIGGIDIDRIKEEIPFSGVLLKKNEDVDVLQTNIGRAR from the coding sequence ATGAAACAAACTCGTTTTTTAGGGACAGAAAATTACGTGGCTTCAGATGAGTTGATGAATGCGGTAAACATCGCTATTGCTCTTGAAAAACCTTTGCTAATTAAAGGAGAACCAGGGACAGGGAAGACGATGTTGGCTCAAGCCATTGGAAGAGCACTAAATAAAAAACTTGTCATCTGGAATATCAAGTCTACTACAAAAGCACAAGACGGCCTGTACGTGTACGATGTGGTTCAAAGACTTTACGACAGCCAGTTTGGAAATGAAGGGGTAGATAATATACAAAAGTATATCACACTAGGCAAATTAGGAGAGGCTTTTTGTTCAAAAGAGCAAGTAGTGTTATTGATTGACGAAGTCGACAAAGCCGATTTAGAGTTTCCTAATGACCTTCTTTGGGAACTAGATAAAATGGAATTTTACATACCAGAGACAAAAGAGACTGTTCAGGCAGAAACTAGGCCAATTGTAATCATTACCTCCAATGCAGAAAAGGAACTGCCAGATGCATTTTTAAGAAGATGTATCTTCCACTACATCGAATTTCCAGGTCAAGAATTAATGGAAGAGATTATTAAAGTCCACTTTGACAATCTAGAAAACAAGCTGTTACAAGAAGTACTAGATGCCTTTTACTGGATACGTCAGATACCCCAGATTCAAAAGAAACCGAGTACTTCAGAAATCATAGACTGGATTCAAGCTTTAATCATTGGTGGAATTGATATTGATAGAATAAAAGAAGAAATACCTTTTAGTGGTGTGCTTCTGAAAAAAAATGAGGATGTGGATGTTTTGCAGACAAATATAGGAAGGGCTAGGTAG
- a CDS encoding TOBE domain-containing protein — protein MKISARNQLKGKVVEIKDGAVNAKVTIDLGGGNKITSIITMDSVKELDLQVGSDATAIVKASSVMIGVDH, from the coding sequence ATGAAAATTAGTGCAAGAAATCAATTAAAAGGTAAAGTTGTAGAGATTAAAGATGGTGCAGTCAATGCTAAAGTGACCATAGATCTCGGTGGTGGAAATAAGATCACTTCTATTATTACTATGGACTCTGTTAAAGAATTAGACTTGCAAGTGGGTTCAGACGCTACTGCTATAGTAAAAGCATCTTCTGTTATGATCGGCGTAGATCACTAA
- a CDS encoding uroporphyrinogen decarboxylase family protein has protein sequence MKSRERVLMALNHEETDRIPIELGSSRSTGINANAYNELKEYLGMTHDTILFDVKQLLATPDPEVLERIGCDVVMLPRLIPSIGIKIDEFKDGELPLGGGKCKLAKAFNPITLEDGSLGVTNAAGTVIAIRPTQGLYFDEVYSPLADAEDESDIDRLLELPVMTDEEIKFATAKAKDLYENTDYAISAATSFSIFEKGTKDWGYQTFLEYLYTEPELIEYYLDKLTDAYIAMIDKYMDAVGDYVHVLQNNDDFGQQRAMIISPEIYRKFFKPRHAKINEAIRRKKKDMHISLHCCGSIYPIIGDLIESGYDILNPIQKECDNMDPVQIKKEFGKNMTIWGGGISTQTTLTHGSIDDIVNEVKEMIKVYAPGGGFVFSQIHNIQAGISPEKILAVFDTALKYGNKDFYRG, from the coding sequence ATGAAATCGAGAGAAAGAGTTTTAATGGCATTAAATCACGAGGAAACAGATCGTATTCCTATTGAGTTAGGTTCTTCAAGATCTACAGGGATAAATGCCAACGCATATAATGAATTAAAAGAATACTTAGGTATGACACACGATACAATTTTGTTTGATGTAAAACAGCTTTTAGCAACTCCTGACCCAGAAGTATTGGAGCGTATAGGATGCGACGTGGTAATGCTTCCAAGATTAATACCATCTATTGGGATAAAGATTGATGAATTTAAAGATGGAGAATTACCTTTAGGCGGAGGAAAATGTAAGTTGGCAAAAGCCTTTAATCCCATTACATTAGAAGATGGGTCACTAGGTGTGACAAATGCAGCAGGGACTGTAATAGCAATAAGGCCAACACAAGGTTTGTATTTTGACGAAGTCTACTCTCCACTAGCAGATGCTGAAGATGAAAGCGATATAGATAGATTATTAGAACTTCCTGTTATGACAGATGAAGAAATTAAATTTGCAACAGCAAAAGCAAAAGATTTATATGAAAATACAGATTATGCAATTTCAGCAGCAACGAGTTTTAGTATTTTTGAAAAGGGAACGAAAGACTGGGGATATCAAACTTTCCTAGAGTATTTATATACTGAACCCGAATTGATTGAGTATTATCTTGATAAACTGACAGATGCATATATTGCTATGATAGATAAGTATATGGATGCTGTAGGTGATTATGTTCATGTACTACAAAATAATGATGATTTTGGACAACAAAGAGCTATGATTATTTCACCAGAGATATATAGAAAGTTCTTTAAACCAAGACATGCAAAAATTAATGAGGCAATTCGTAGAAAGAAAAAAGATATGCATATTTCATTACATTGTTGTGGCAGTATTTATCCAATTATTGGAGACCTTATAGAGTCTGGATATGACATTCTTAATCCAATTCAAAAAGAATGCGATAATATGGATCCAGTTCAAATTAAGAAGGAATTTGGAAAGAACATGACCATTTGGGGAGGCGGCATTAGTACACAAACTACATTAACTCATGGTAGTATTGACGATATCGTCAATGAAGTAAAGGAAATGATAAAGGTTTATGCACCAGGAGGTGGATTTGTCTTTTCACAAATACACAATATTCAAGCAGGAATATCGCCAGAAAAGATTCTAGCCGTGTTTGATACAGCATTAAAGTATGGAAATAAAGATTTTTATAGGGGGTAA
- a CDS encoding VWA domain-containing protein: MLRAKGLKVSLHEWTTLMGALDKGLCKASLTRFYYLCRAVLVKNEADFDKLDGAFLDYFKDVVPLSELPEELLSWLENTKEKNNEPFDMHRAMQNKDLSSEDIQKMFQDRIKEQKTEHNGGSYWIGTGGVSVFGNKGFSPEGIRVEGEAQYKNALDVAGKRKFRDFRNDTTLDTRQFQVALRSLREFSSQVNQSKTELDIDDTVDATCQGGGQLKLVYARPRENTVKVLLLMDSGGSMEYYSLLCSTLFQAVSKSSHFKDLKKYYFHNCIYSHVYTEPTLQYDNKVKTEWIMQNISSDYKVIIVGDAKMHPSELLDENYYVYTARDKTAGIDWLKRIKEKYKHIVWLNPSPRPTHRLFSNDTYDIIEKMFSMYPLTVKDFRLALKELLVRAE; encoded by the coding sequence TTGTTAAGAGCAAAGGGATTAAAGGTTTCTCTTCATGAATGGACGACGCTTATGGGGGCCTTAGACAAAGGCTTGTGTAAAGCTAGTTTGACTCGGTTTTACTACTTATGCCGTGCCGTATTAGTGAAAAATGAGGCAGACTTTGATAAATTAGATGGAGCTTTTTTAGATTACTTTAAGGATGTAGTACCTTTAAGCGAATTGCCTGAAGAATTGCTTTCTTGGTTAGAGAATACCAAAGAAAAAAATAACGAACCTTTTGACATGCATAGAGCTATGCAAAATAAGGACCTATCTTCTGAAGATATTCAAAAAATGTTTCAAGATCGAATCAAAGAGCAAAAGACAGAACACAATGGAGGAAGTTACTGGATAGGAACTGGTGGTGTCTCCGTATTTGGCAATAAGGGTTTTAGCCCAGAAGGTATCCGAGTTGAAGGAGAAGCCCAGTACAAAAATGCTTTAGACGTAGCAGGAAAGAGAAAATTTCGAGACTTTAGAAATGACACTACACTTGATACAAGGCAATTTCAAGTGGCTTTACGTTCATTAAGAGAGTTTTCCAGCCAAGTAAACCAATCAAAGACGGAATTAGACATTGATGATACTGTAGATGCAACTTGTCAGGGTGGAGGACAATTAAAATTGGTCTACGCAAGGCCAAGAGAAAATACAGTAAAAGTCCTTTTGTTGATGGACTCTGGTGGATCTATGGAGTATTACAGTCTTCTCTGTAGTACTTTATTTCAAGCTGTAAGCAAATCGAGTCATTTTAAAGATTTAAAGAAGTACTATTTTCACAATTGCATCTATTCTCATGTTTACACAGAACCTACTTTGCAATATGATAATAAAGTAAAAACCGAGTGGATTATGCAAAATATCAGCAGCGATTATAAAGTTATTATTGTTGGAGATGCTAAAATGCATCCCTCTGAATTACTAGATGAAAATTATTATGTCTACACTGCTCGGGATAAAACAGCAGGAATAGATTGGCTTAAGCGTATAAAAGAAAAATACAAGCACATTGTATGGCTTAACCCATCACCTCGACCTACCCACCGTCTTTTTTCTAATGATACCTATGATATTATTGAGAAGATGTTTTCAATGTATCCTTTAACAGTTAAAGATTTTAGATTGGCTCTAAAAGAGTTGTTGGTAAGAGCGGAATAG
- a CDS encoding ABC transporter substrate-binding protein: protein MKKKILSMLLVVFLLLSMTTACNNSKPSSTDVDKKQKQDVTSKDKTTSFTDSAGREVALPADITRIVPSGALAQIVLFAIAPDALVGVSGEWNPSAEEYIDTEYYELPILGQFYGQGDLNLEEIAKVDPQVIIDIGESKPSVVEDMDDISEQVGIPTIHIEATTDTMGDAYRTLGKLLGKEKEGEALASYCEKVNEDTKALIEKIGEEGKVDLLYATGEDGLGVLAKDSFHAEIIDRVSNNVAVVEDISSKGTGNPVDMEQIINWNPEVIIFAPGSVYSSVGKDKSWQQLKAVKDGNYYEVPTGPYNWMGSPPSVNRYMGMLWITQLLYPEEAGYDMYDEAAKYYELFYHSELTEEEYNKLVANSLGKTAK, encoded by the coding sequence ATGAAAAAGAAGATTCTTTCTATGTTACTTGTAGTGTTCTTATTGCTATCTATGACAACTGCATGTAACAACAGTAAACCAAGTAGTACAGATGTAGACAAGAAACAAAAGCAAGATGTGACAAGTAAAGATAAAACCACTAGCTTTACGGATTCAGCAGGGAGAGAAGTAGCACTTCCAGCTGATATCACGAGAATTGTGCCTTCTGGCGCATTAGCTCAAATTGTATTATTTGCTATAGCTCCAGATGCCCTAGTGGGAGTTTCAGGAGAATGGAATCCAAGTGCAGAGGAGTATATTGATACAGAGTACTATGAACTTCCTATTCTAGGGCAGTTTTATGGACAAGGTGACCTTAATCTTGAAGAAATCGCCAAGGTAGACCCCCAAGTCATTATTGATATTGGCGAATCAAAACCTTCTGTTGTAGAAGATATGGATGATATATCGGAACAAGTAGGCATACCTACTATACATATCGAAGCCACAACAGACACTATGGGGGATGCCTATAGAACATTAGGTAAGCTCTTAGGAAAAGAGAAAGAAGGAGAAGCATTAGCAAGTTACTGTGAAAAAGTAAATGAGGATACAAAAGCTCTAATAGAAAAGATTGGCGAAGAAGGAAAGGTAGATTTGCTTTACGCTACTGGTGAAGATGGCTTAGGTGTATTAGCAAAAGATTCTTTCCACGCTGAAATCATTGATAGAGTAAGCAATAATGTGGCAGTTGTAGAAGATATTTCTAGTAAAGGTACAGGAAATCCTGTAGATATGGAGCAAATCATTAATTGGAATCCTGAGGTGATTATCTTTGCTCCAGGTAGCGTATACAGCTCTGTAGGAAAAGATAAATCATGGCAACAATTAAAAGCCGTCAAAGATGGAAATTACTATGAAGTGCCAACAGGTCCTTACAATTGGATGGGCTCTCCACCATCTGTTAATCGTTACATGGGCATGCTTTGGATTACTCAATTACTTTATCCTGAAGAAGCAGGCTATGATATGTACGACGAAGCTGCAAAATACTATGAATTGTTCTATCACAGTGAATTGACAGAAGAAGAATACAATAAATTAGTTGCTAATTCATTAGGAAAAACTGCAAAATAA
- the rbsD gene encoding D-ribose pyranase encodes MKKDGILNRNLINAIADMGHTDIMIIGDVGVPIKDEKQRIDLAISEDLPSVGKVLELIMDEMIYEKVIVAEEQKLYNPLHFKNVSELSKRCKVDTMSHEDLFSTYLSKAKYIVRTGGFEPWGNVVLVAGIDAWKWFQKEGVITPDYYEERASFEE; translated from the coding sequence ATGAAAAAGGACGGTATATTAAATAGAAATCTTATAAATGCCATAGCCGATATGGGACATACAGACATTATGATTATTGGAGATGTTGGAGTACCAATTAAAGATGAGAAACAACGAATTGATCTTGCAATATCAGAAGACTTGCCAAGCGTTGGAAAAGTTCTGGAATTAATTATGGATGAGATGATTTATGAAAAAGTGATTGTTGCTGAAGAACAGAAGTTGTACAACCCATTACATTTTAAAAATGTTAGTGAATTAAGCAAACGATGCAAAGTTGATACCATGTCACATGAAGATCTTTTCTCTACTTATCTTAGTAAGGCAAAGTACATAGTAAGGACAGGGGGATTTGAACCCTGGGGTAATGTAGTACTCGTTGCAGGAATTGATGCATGGAAATGGTTTCAAAAAGAAGGAGTTATCACACCTGATTATTATGAGGAGAGAGCCTCTTTCGAAGAGTAA
- a CDS encoding FecCD family ABC transporter permease codes for MIVLALMVLLILTIIISFQFGRYPISTKELIGILLSKVYSMDPFWIARTEAVLFNIRMPRILLASLVGASLAAAGVAYQGVFQNPMAAPDVLGASAGAAFGAAFAILHYSNSYMITISAFGFSLLTVILVYIISKKARGNPLLGLVLSGIMVSSLFSAGTSFIKLVADPNDQLPAITYWLMGSLSGAKISDITFVIIPISIGLIPLMLLRWRMNVLTMGDEEAKTMGINSKRIRLIVIICSTLVTAASVSVSGMIGWVGLVIPHLARKLVGNNYIYLMPGSILFGAIFLLLVDNISRNLLATEIPLGILTAFVGAPFFIYLITKGGEHF; via the coding sequence ATGATTGTTCTTGCCCTTATGGTTCTTCTGATTCTTACAATAATTATTTCTTTTCAATTTGGACGATACCCTATTTCTACAAAAGAGTTAATAGGAATTCTCCTATCTAAAGTATACTCTATGGATCCCTTTTGGATAGCCCGTACAGAAGCAGTGCTCTTTAATATACGTATGCCTCGTATCCTTTTAGCTAGTTTAGTAGGTGCTTCGCTTGCAGCTGCAGGGGTAGCTTATCAAGGTGTTTTTCAAAATCCCATGGCAGCTCCCGATGTATTAGGAGCATCTGCAGGAGCAGCTTTTGGAGCAGCATTTGCGATCCTTCATTATAGTAATAGCTACATGATTACCATAAGTGCCTTTGGCTTCAGTCTTTTAACAGTAATTCTAGTATACATTATCAGCAAGAAGGCGAGGGGGAATCCTTTATTAGGTCTTGTCTTATCAGGTATTATGGTAAGTTCCCTTTTTTCTGCAGGAACGTCCTTTATTAAATTAGTGGCAGACCCTAATGATCAACTTCCAGCCATAACCTACTGGCTTATGGGTAGCTTATCTGGAGCGAAGATCAGTGATATTACATTTGTAATCATACCTATCTCTATTGGTCTGATTCCACTTATGCTCTTAAGATGGCGAATGAATGTCCTTACCATGGGAGATGAAGAGGCAAAGACCATGGGCATTAATTCTAAAAGGATTCGACTTATTGTTATTATCTGCTCTACTCTCGTCACTGCAGCTAGTGTATCTGTAAGCGGTATGATTGGATGGGTAGGCCTTGTGATCCCTCATCTCGCTAGGAAGCTTGTAGGAAATAATTATATATATTTAATGCCAGGTAGCATACTATTTGGAGCGATATTTCTCTTACTAGTAGACAATATCTCAAGAAATCTATTGGCAACAGAAATTCCCTTAGGCATTCTCACTGCCTTTGTAGGGGCACCGTTTTTTATATACTTGATTACCAAAGGAGGGGAACATTTTTGA
- a CDS encoding sodium:calcium antiporter, with amino-acid sequence MYSLLIDSSIIVIFIIFCISLFLLSKAADYLVDNAVKLSQIWGLPEIIIGATIVSLGTTLPELSASISSALKGNDSFALGNAVGSIITNTSLILGIGALFGKIPVGEKSSQKFNLLVTTVFLLIFTTLPYKVQNEGSYIPQWVGFIYLMLVMVYIVYLIIQEKNRVSISKKNKSGIQVNKNTRSVFMIIFSIFISALVIAVSASSLVNSAEILARRIGISDVIIASTLVAFGTSVPELSTCISAAKRNHGGLVIGNIMGANILNILLVVGASAALIPGGIAVTEEFYRIHFTTLAIVLSVFGFFAYNSKINEISKREGMILILIYILYLFINFL; translated from the coding sequence ATGTATTCATTACTAATAGATTCAAGTATTATTGTTATTTTTATTATATTTTGCATATCATTGTTTTTACTATCAAAGGCAGCAGATTATTTAGTAGATAATGCTGTAAAACTTTCTCAAATATGGGGTTTACCTGAAATAATCATAGGAGCAACCATTGTTTCCTTAGGTACTACTCTACCAGAACTATCTGCATCTATTTCCTCTGCACTAAAAGGAAATGATAGTTTTGCACTTGGGAATGCAGTAGGGTCTATTATTACGAATACAAGCTTAATTTTAGGTATTGGAGCTCTCTTTGGAAAGATCCCGGTAGGTGAAAAATCTTCACAAAAATTCAATCTACTCGTTACAACAGTATTTCTCTTGATTTTTACCACATTACCCTATAAAGTACAAAATGAGGGCAGTTATATCCCTCAATGGGTTGGTTTTATCTATTTAATGCTAGTTATGGTGTACATTGTGTATTTAATCATTCAAGAGAAAAATAGGGTTTCTATTAGCAAAAAAAACAAATCTGGAATACAAGTGAACAAAAATACTAGAAGTGTATTTATGATTATTTTCAGCATTTTTATTTCAGCCCTAGTTATAGCTGTAAGTGCCTCTTCGTTAGTCAATTCAGCAGAAATTCTTGCAAGAAGAATAGGAATTTCTGATGTTATCATCGCTTCAACTTTAGTTGCTTTTGGAACTAGTGTTCCTGAATTAAGTACCTGTATCTCAGCAGCTAAAAGAAATCATGGAGGATTAGTTATAGGAAATATAATGGGAGCTAATATTTTAAATATTCTGTTAGTAGTAGGCGCATCTGCAGCGTTAATTCCTGGTGGAATCGCAGTAACTGAAGAATTTTATCGAATTCATTTTACAACACTAGCCATCGTTTTATCTGTCTTTGGATTCTTTGCATACAATAGTAAAATCAATGAAATTAGCAAACGGGAAGGTATGATATTGATTTTAATTTACATTCTTTATCTCTTCATTAATTTTCTATAG